The following proteins come from a genomic window of Hoplias malabaricus isolate fHopMal1 chromosome 15, fHopMal1.hap1, whole genome shotgun sequence:
- the LOC136668699 gene encoding uncharacterized protein has product MWVTSLRLDAVRHRHFLVHISGECVSALNIWTSVTFLQSGVRLGCIPSRREVITTDASPTGWGAVCHHRAVQGLWSDRQAQSHINTLELRAIWLALRHFLPILQGRHVLVRSDNMSAVYYVNHFGGTRSRELLSIAQGLWTWAYPRFLSLRAAHVAGSSNNVADTLSRHTIHSGRWRLHPEVIQSVWKLFGKAQVDLFASRDTTHCPLWFSEEPQDSPLGEDALAHDWPRALLYAFPPFPLLPALLDRVRWENHRVLLVAPQWPYQPWFPLLLSLVQGTPWELPSRTDLLSQLRGQVWHPQPERLRLWLWPLGPHWARVVFSPGATHY; this is encoded by the coding sequence ATGTGGGTCACCAGCTTAAGGCTGGACGCAGTGCGTCACAGGCATTTTCTTGTCCACATTTCAGGAGAATGTGTTTCTGCCCTGAACATATGGACCTCGGTCACCTTCCTCCAGTCAGGTGTCAGGCTGGGGTGCATCCCCTCCCGCAGGGAAGTGATTACCACAGACGCGTCCCCCACTGGCTGGGGGGCAGTATGTCATCACAGGGCAGTTCAGGGACTCTGGTCCGACCGGCAGGCCCAGAGCCACATCAACACGCTGGAACTGCGGGCAATATGGCTTGCTCTGAGACATTTTCTTCCCATTCTCCAGGGGAGGCATGTCTTGGTACGCTCAGACAACATGTCAGCGGTGTATTATGTGAATCACTTTGGCGGAACGAGATCCCGCGAGCTCCTGAGCATTGCCCAGGGTCTGTGGACATGGGCTTACCCAAGATTCCTGTCTCTCAGAGCAGCACATGTGGCTGGCTCCTCCAACAACGTAGCGGACACCCTCTCCCGCCACACCATACACTCAGGACGGTGGAGACTGCATCCCGAGGTGATTCAGTCAGTGTGGAAGTTGTTTGGGAAAGCTCAGGTGGATCTCTTCGCCTCACGGGACACCACACATTGCCCCCTGTGGTTTTCGGAAGAGCCGCAAGACAGCCCACTGGGCGAGGATGCCCTAGCCCACGACTGGCCGAGGGCACTACTCTATGCCTTTCCTCCCTTTCCACTACTTCCAGCTCTCTTGGACAGAGTACGCTGGGAAAACCATCGGGTTCTCTTGGTGGCACCTCAATGGCCATACCAGCCATGGTTTCCTCTTCTGCTTTCCCTGGTTCAAGGTACACCATGGGAGCTACCGAGTCGTACAGATCTGCTCTCACAACTGAGAGGACAGGTGTGGCACCCCCAGCCAGAACGGC